A stretch of Triticum aestivum cultivar Chinese Spring chromosome 1D, IWGSC CS RefSeq v2.1, whole genome shotgun sequence DNA encodes these proteins:
- the LOC123176207 gene encoding phosphatidylinositol 4-phosphate 5-kinase 9-like, producing the protein MDEPVRYEYGKFRFVVMGNMFSTELRIHQRFDLKGSSLGHSTDKVKIDENTTLKDLDLNYSFYLEPSWQDALLNANFLPGNNGNVDAMKDNSACNYREGLVLVQRGSNQHGKVAVGPHEYNMRKNIERACKSIKYNP; encoded by the exons ATGGACGAGCCCGTCCGCTATGAATATGGAAAG TTCAGGTTTGTAGTCATGGGAAACATGTTCTCCACAGAACTTAGAATTCATCAAAGATTTGACTTGAAAGGTTCATCCTTAGGCCATTCTACTGACAAAGTGAAAATCGATGAGAACACGACACTGAAAGACTTGGATCTGAATTATTCATTTTATCTTGAGCCTTCTTGGCAGGATGCTTTGCTTAA TGCCAACTTTTTGCCAGGTAACAATGGTAATGTAGATGCCATGAAGGATAATTCCGCCTGTAACTACCGAGAAGGGCTGGTTTTGGTGCAGCGAGGTAGCAACCAACATGGTAAAGTCGCAGTTGGCCCTCAC GAGTACAACATGAGGAAGAACATCGAGCGTGCCTGCAAGTCCATCAAGTATAACCCTTGA